A segment of the Mesoaciditoga lauensis cd-1655R = DSM 25116 genome:
GAGGTTTAATTTCTTTTTGAAATACTTTGTAACATGACGCACAACATGAGTAATTACGTTCCTAAAAGGCAGAACATTGATAAAATTCCATACAAATCCGCCCCCGCGTGCGGGGGAAGTGGCAGCAAAGCTGCCGAAGGGGGCAAAGTTTTGAGAGGAACCAAAGAGAAGTGGAATGTTCGCGCACAGGTTGAGCTTTTAAATTAAAATCAAAATTCCAAATAGAATTTCAATGACTTCCCAAAGAAAAGTTCAGGTTCAAGGCTACCAACGGGAGTTTTGAACTTTATACCTATTCCGATGGAAAATTTGAAATCATCCAAAGAGAATTCCCCACTTTTTATGAAAGCCTCCTGCAAAATGATCTCCGGAGTTAAAAAAGTCATCTGGGAAGATTTGGATATCTTAAAGGAAGAAGTGAATGGTACGCCTATCCTTTCTTCCAAAAGCGACATAAAAGGCGTAGAAAATGCTCTTAAATCGTATCCTTTTAAATCAGAAGTTTGCCCAAAGTAATATTTGGACATGAGGGGAGTATTTTCACCGTTGTAAACCGAATATGACCGCGTTAAGGTGTAAATTTGTGCAATTATCCTGTAATAATATCTCATATCCAGATTGAGCGTCGTGAAATCTTCATTTACTCCTCGCTCTAATCCCGCATTCCACTTCAAATAGCTTCTGCCTTCACCAAAATAAGAAATGTGCTTTAGCACAAAAGAGATGGAGTTAACGTTTGAATCGGTTTGGGAAAGATTTGTAGAAGAATTTGTTTTGCTCGTATAGGAAGCCATGAAAAGATTTCCCGCATCCCACTCATATCCCAATCCCACGGTAAATCCTTGTGAATCGTAATAAAACGATTTTGCCGGTGTTTGCCAATACAAATTCTTTAAATCACCGTATTCAGCTTTAAAAGAAAAATGGGTACCAAAAGCTCTAGGAGAAGACAATCCAACGGTATATCCACCCCAAAATACGCTAAAAGGTGAAAGATTGAAGAATCTCAGCGTTCCATACATTCCAACACCAAGGCCAAAGAGATCGTTGTTTTCAATTCCAACACCTTTTTCCAAATCTATAACGGGGATAAAATGCGCCTTTTCTTTTAAATTGACGACAAGAATATAATCATCCCCAGTGGATTTCAAATCCATGTAAACGTCTGAAAAAAGTCCAGAATTCAACAGCGCGTTTTGAGATCTTTCAAGAGCATCGATATCAAGTTTCATGTTTTTTGTGTAATTTAACAAATTGAGAACGATGAATTCTTTGGTCGTCGTGTTGCCTTTCACTTCAACTTCCACGATACGATCTTTTGCAAATGCAAGAAAAGATAAAGAAAAAAGGAGAAGGAAGAAAATCACAAGATATTTTTTCATTTTGAACGCTCCCTTTCAAGAATTTCGTCCACCTTTTTTGCCGCATTGTCAAAAGCTTGTTGAGGCGTTTTCACGTTATGTTTAACCTCTTGAAGCGCTTCGTAAAGTATGTGTCTTATCTGGATGATATCCACGTTAACAGGACGCGGCCTGGCGTATGGAATGGAATCTATGGCAACCTTCAATTGAGGATATTTCTTCCATATCAATCTTATTTGAAGGGAATTGAGAGCGGATTTTCTTACAGGAAGGTACCCCGTATTCTCGTACCAATACAACGTATTTTTTGTGTCTGTCATCCAGGTAATGAATTGCCAAGCAGCCTTTTGTTTTTCGGGAGATATTCCCTTTATCATGGCTAGTGATCCTCCTCCAAGTGTCGTCACCGTTGCTTTGTGAGAAGGAAGCATTGCCAC
Coding sequences within it:
- a CDS encoding POTRA domain-containing protein; translated protein: MKKYLVIFFLLLFSLSFLAFAKDRIVEVEVKGNTTTKEFIVLNLLNYTKNMKLDIDALERSQNALLNSGLFSDVYMDLKSTGDDYILVVNLKEKAHFIPVIDLEKGVGIENNDLFGLGVGMYGTLRFFNLSPFSVFWGGYTVGLSSPRAFGTHFSFKAEYGDLKNLYWQTPAKSFYYDSQGFTVGLGYEWDAGNLFMASYTSKTNSSTNLSQTDSNVNSISFVLKHISYFGEGRSYLKWNAGLERGVNEDFTTLNLDMRYYYRIIAQIYTLTRSYSVYNGENTPLMSKYYFGQTSDLKGYDLRAFSTPFMSLLEERIGVPFTSSFKISKSSQMTFLTPEIILQEAFIKSGEFSLDDFKFSIGIGIKFKTPVGSLEPELFFGKSLKFYLEF